The genomic segment GTATGGGGGCCGGTGAGAGCTTGATTTTTTCTTATTTCTGTTAGGATAGCAGTTTTTAAATCGGGGTAGGGGGGAAGAGAGGGGATTTTCCCGGGGTGGCTGGGAGGCGTGGGTACATGTAGGGATGTGCCTATAGTTGGGGCTGGCCTACTTTCCACACTTGCTTGCTTTTCCTGTTGGGCATTTTGGAAGGAGTTGGTATTATTATCCCTTCCATTGCCAGGGGTGGAGGTATCGCCGCTGATGCCCAACCAAAGGAAAATACTGGCCAATAGGGAGAGGAGAATGCCAAAAACTGTCCAGGGAGAAAAATGAGGTGGTTCAAAACTCTCTTCTGGCAGAATCCTTCGGGCAATAGGGATTGACTGTGGCTCGTTTTCCCCCATAGAGGGATAAGAGGAGGTCACCTTATTGCTATCCTTTTCCTCTTGTTTTTCCGCCAAATCCCCTTGCTGCAGTTTCACGGTAGCAATTTCGTCATCCCTTTTCACAGCCATTTCCTTTTTCTCCGCCATTAAGGATTGTTGACAGTGGCTCAGTTCCCCTTCTTCTTCAAGGTCTAGGTTTTGTATAATCTTTTCTACCGGGGTGTGTACTGTTATGCCTGTGTAGTCTTTCATATTCAGATTAGTTTATGGGTTTACAAGACATAAACCACCTACTGAAAAAAATATTGTCACAGCCCCAGTGGCAGAAACAGAAACGAAATTACGAGGTCAAGAAGGCCTGGCAAGAAACGGTTAATCACAGGATAGCACAACACACCAAAGTTTTGACTGTTAGGAATGACGTGTTACTCGTAGCTACAACAAGTGCTCCCTGGGCACAACAATTAACACTACAAAGACAGTCTTTGTTAACCAACATCAACCGTTTTTTAGAAACCCCCATCAAGGATATCCGATTTACTATCTTACTATGGCACAACTTCACTGGCACTGATACTACTGTAGAGTCAGAAGAGACACAAAACCACCCCAGTCTCGTCAACCCCACTGAAAAGCCAACCCCTGACCCCCGTGGTCCTTTTCAACAGTGGCTAGAGACTATAAGGAAAAGAAGGGCCGAAAATACCATTTGTCCCGTCTGTAGTTGCTACTGTCCCCCTGGTGAGCTACAACGTTGGGGGATGTGTGCTTTCTGTTTTCGCCAACAAACACAAAAAAGGCCACCCCGTAGGAAACACACGGGAGAGGAAAACCCCCCCGGTGTCCGCCAATGCACCACTGAGAATTTTGAGATTTAAGTTTTGAGATTAGATTAGGGATTTTGAGACACGGCCTCTCTTTTCCAACCATGGGCCGGCCTGATAGTAATCCTGGTGTTGCCCAATGCCATCCTGCTTCCCAGATAATCATTAAAGGTGCCATTGGCCGTCAGCTGACCCACATTGCTATTGGAGAAGCCCCAGTTTTTCACCCAAA from the Geminocystis sp. M7585_C2015_104 genome contains:
- a CDS encoding DUF721 domain-containing protein — translated: MGLQDINHLLKKILSQPQWQKQKRNYEVKKAWQETVNHRIAQHTKVLTVRNDVLLVATTSAPWAQQLTLQRQSLLTNINRFLETPIKDIRFTILLWHNFTGTDTTVESEETQNHPSLVNPTEKPTPDPRGPFQQWLETIRKRRAENTICPVCSCYCPPGELQRWGMCAFCFRQQTQKRPPRRKHTGEENPPGVRQCTTENFEI